Below is a genomic region from Mucilaginibacter auburnensis.
CCACAGCGACGGGAATTCAACAATATTCGGATGGGATGCTTTGTCGCCTTCCGCTAACAGTTGCTGCCAGTAAAAAAGCCATTCACCGTTGAGCGGTATCTTTTCGTTCATTGCTGCCGAACGCAGATCAAGCACGCCTTTTTTTGCCGTTGGATAGGCAGGCAGCTTCATGCTCATGCCTGTATTGCTCATTAAAAGCAATACAACAAAAAGCAGCAAAGCTATTTTTACATATCTGTGGTTTGCAGCGTGTAACTTAATTGGCAACATAGGGGCAGATACAATTTAAAAAAAACGTATCTGCCTCAAATATAATATTTTTAGATGGGCTAAATGCTGCGACGAAATCAGCACTTTGGTTTTTAAGCGCTCAGAATGTTGTTGATAGCTGCCAGTTCCTTTTCATCAAATTGGGTATTATCCAAACTTGCAATGGAGTCTGCAATTTGCCATGGCTTGCTTGCTCCTATCAATACAGATGTTACACGTTCATCTTTTAATATCCAGGATAAAGCCATTTGCGCCAGCTTTTGCCCGCGCTGTTGCGCCATCTCATTCAGTTGAGTAACCTTGGCTAAAACGTCGGGAGTTATATTTTTAGGCGTCAGGAAATCGCCCACTTTGAGCGCCCTTGAATCATCGGGTATGCCTTTTAGATATTTATCCGTAAGCAAGCCCTGCGCCAATGGCGAAAACGGAATGCAGCCAATACCTTCCTCTTCTAACAGATCAAGCAGTCCACCTTCAACCCATCTTTCAAACATAGAGTATTTGGGTTGATGGATAATTACAGGGGTGCCCATTTGCTTGAGTAGCGCAATTGCCTCGCGCGCCTGTGGTACACGGTAATTGGAGATGCCCACATAAAGCGCTTTACCTTGACGCACTATCAGATCTAACGCCGCCATGGTTTCCTCCAACGGCGTTTCAGGATCGGGACGGTGATGATAGAAGATATCCACATAGTCCAGCTGCATGCGCTTAAGGCTTTGATCCAGACTGGAGACCAAATATTTCTTGGAACCCCAATCGCCATAAGGACCATCCCACATGGTGTACCCTGCTTTTGTAGATATGATCAGCTCATCTCGATGATCTCTGAAATCGGTATGCAATATTTTCCCGAAGTTCTCTTCAGCCGAACCCGGCGGTGGACCGTAATTGTTGGCGAGGTCAAAATGCGTTATACCCGCATCAAACGCGGTACGTAAAATTTCCTTGCAGTTCGTCAGATTATCATACTCACCAAAGTTTTGCCATAAGCCTAATGATACCCGCGGCAATTTTAAACCGCTTGTACCACAACGCTTGTAAGGCATTTGGCTGTAACGCTGGGGCGAGGGGATATACGTCATGGTTTAGAATCGTTTACAATTAAAGCATCAATAGCAACCGGTTTATTACCTGCATTAATAATCGTTAGTGTATGCGCAGCTTGCTTTAACCCTTTTGCAGTAAAAACTGTTTGTTGCCTTTTGCTATCACCACTGGCTGACAGATCTACAATTTTAACCAGTTTACCATCTAAAAGCACATTTACTTTGCCCGCTCCTGCTTGTTTTGGTGCCACTACCGAAACATTTGTACCAGCAAAGGAAAAACTCCATTTAGCACCTGCCACATTACTGGTTGTTAAATCGTTATTGAAATCTCCGTTGTTTAAATTACTTTGTCTGAACCAACCTTGAGCTATCATCACACCGGGATCATCGTCATTTATCCAGGTCTTGCTATGCGTAATACGCAAAACGCGATATCCCGCTGCCAAAGTTGCATCCGCAATGCCGTTTATAGCAATTGCTGACATTGTCGGCACATTAACAGTTAAACCTTGCTCATTTTGCACAAATGATAGTTCGGTTGTGGCACCATCACCCAGTAATTCAACCTTGGTAACTTTACCAAGCGTGGCACCATCTGTAGCTAATGCAGTTAACTTAACAGTACCGCTTTGCCAGTTGTTACATGTAGCGTAGAGTTTACCTTTATTACGTGTGTAATAAACGTTGGCATCGCCATGCACTTCAAATGGTCGCGAACCATATATTGCCTCGCCGTTTAGTTTCAACCATGCACCAATGTCTTTAGCCGTTGTAACAACTACTGCATCAAGGTCGCCGCGGTTATGTTGGGTAAGATTAAGCAGCAGCGTACCATTGCGACAAACATTTTCCATCAATATCTTAACAATTTCTGCTGCTGTTAAATATTTCTGACCTGTTTCATAATGCCATTCAGATATAGACTCCTCTGTTTGAAAAGGATAAGCCATTATTTCACGTTCTATTATCTTCTCTGAACTTTTAACCAGCGAATGTTCTACATAAGGCAATAATTCGTTGCTGTTTTGGAAACTATTGTACCGGCCGCCAACACCCTTCAAGTTCACTACAACATCCATTTTCCCTTTATTCCATTTAAGGGATTTGTTATAATAATTGGCTATAAGTTGCGGCGCTAAAAAACCTAAGCCCATGTGCACACCAAGATCAACCTGTGAGTCTCCTGCATGTTCATCAAAGTAAATTACGTCAGGATGGTATTTGGTTATAGCATCATCAACACGCCACATAAACTGATTGGCAAAGGGCGAACGCAATGGGGCATCTTTAGCGCTATGCACCGGGCCATAAAGGTCAACCGGGTCAAAACCATCCCACCATTTCCCTTTTCCATCAGCTACAGTATTTAACCCATCATAGGGCACACCCTTTAATTCGCCGTTTTTATCGCTTAAATATTTAACTGGCATAAATTGTCCCCATGTGCGTGGTGGGGTGTTATGAAAACCAATGCCGAACCGTAAACCATGCTTACGCGCAATTTTTTCGTAAATGCCAACAATATCTTTTTTTGGACCGATATTAACTGAATTCCAGGGTTGGTATTTTGAGTTCCACAAATCAAAATTGTCATGATGTACACCCATCGCCATAAAATAGCGGGCGCCCATTTGTACATAAAGAGCCATTAACTCCTCGGGATTCCATTTATCAATAACCCATATGTTAGTGATGTCTTTATAACCGAACTTAGACGGATGCCCATAGGTTTTAACGTGAAACTTATATACCGGAGAGTTCTCCTGATACATTTTTCGGGCATACCAGTCCCCTTGTTCTGGTTCTGATTGTGGGTCCCAATGCGACCACGCTCCAAATTTGGCTTCCCGCCACCAATCAGGTGCCATGTATGTATTTCCAATGGCTTTCCAATCAGGCTTAAAAGGGCCGTCAGCTACAGGTAATTCGGGAAGGTTCCAAATGTCGGGCGGTAAGTTTAGATTATCCCCCACCGCTACTTGATTTATCCGCAAAGCGACATCAGATGTTGCTAACTTAATTACAACATCCGCCGCAATCGGCATCTTAACTTTAACTACCGAATTAAGAAATTGGCTACTATTGCCTGACGAGTGGAAATTTATCTTATTAATAATTTTTCCGTTGATATAAACATCAGCAATACCAACTCCAGTTGAGGCATAGCGAATTGCTAACGTTTGAGCAGTCCTTACCGCTTTAAAACTAACGCCGTCGCCCGCTT
It encodes:
- a CDS encoding alpha-L-fucosidase; translated protein: MKKRQFALGLSIVMFSATITLAQPLPKRFVESKSSTLYDVNALKTVSAAVKAEDAIVSGGKVVVLQKAGDGVSFKAVRTAQTLAIRYASTGVGIADVYINGKIINKINFHSSGNSSQFLNSVVKVKMPIAADVVIKLATSDVALRINQVAVGDNLNLPPDIWNLPELPVADGPFKPDWKAIGNTYMAPDWWREAKFGAWSHWDPQSEPEQGDWYARKMYQENSPVYKFHVKTYGHPSKFGYKDITNIWVIDKWNPEELMALYVQMGARYFMAMGVHHDNFDLWNSKYQPWNSVNIGPKKDIVGIYEKIARKHGLRFGIGFHNTPPRTWGQFMPVKYLSDKNGELKGVPYDGLNTVADGKGKWWDGFDPVDLYGPVHSAKDAPLRSPFANQFMWRVDDAITKYHPDVIYFDEHAGDSQVDLGVHMGLGFLAPQLIANYYNKSLKWNKGKMDVVVNLKGVGGRYNSFQNSNELLPYVEHSLVKSSEKIIEREIMAYPFQTEESISEWHYETGQKYLTAAEIVKILMENVCRNGTLLLNLTQHNRGDLDAVVVTTAKDIGAWLKLNGEAIYGSRPFEVHGDANVYYTRNKGKLYATCNNWQSGTVKLTALATDGATLGKVTKVELLGDGATTELSFVQNEQGLTVNVPTMSAIAINGIADATLAAGYRVLRITHSKTWINDDDPGVMIAQGWFRQSNLNNGDFNNDLTTSNVAGAKWSFSFAGTNVSVVAPKQAGAGKVNVLLDGKLVKIVDLSASGDSKRQQTVFTAKGLKQAAHTLTIINAGNKPVAIDALIVNDSKP
- the mgrA gene encoding L-glyceraldehyde 3-phosphate reductase, translated to MTYIPSPQRYSQMPYKRCGTSGLKLPRVSLGLWQNFGEYDNLTNCKEILRTAFDAGITHFDLANNYGPPPGSAEENFGKILHTDFRDHRDELIISTKAGYTMWDGPYGDWGSKKYLVSSLDQSLKRMQLDYVDIFYHHRPDPETPLEETMAALDLIVRQGKALYVGISNYRVPQAREAIALLKQMGTPVIIHQPKYSMFERWVEGGLLDLLEEEGIGCIPFSPLAQGLLTDKYLKGIPDDSRALKVGDFLTPKNITPDVLAKVTQLNEMAQQRGQKLAQMALSWILKDERVTSVLIGASKPWQIADSIASLDNTQFDEKELAAINNILSA